The following coding sequences lie in one Rutidosis leptorrhynchoides isolate AG116_Rl617_1_P2 chromosome 6, CSIRO_AGI_Rlap_v1, whole genome shotgun sequence genomic window:
- the LOC139851737 gene encoding uncharacterized protein isoform X3: MSILQDFNHLKIPYADIKKATNNFSDENVIAEGGYGTVYKGELLLSGSLTKIVVKRIDGRFSRAENHFINEITVRSSYNKHVNIVSLIGFCDEYNEKILVEEFVPYGTLDTYITSTKLTWLKRVRICVGASRGLNYLHNSSVLHRDIRSRMILLGENWDAKIGGFGVAIRGPMERTVFVNNIIGAPGYVDPTYMQTGVVTKESDVYSFGVVLFEVLCGRLAYERNENNQQFLGPFARLHYEEGRLNEIIDPFLREQMSPESLEAFSAIAYHCLEKQQSDRPNMDQIVEKLVQVLRLQQEFEKVQQLFKKKDDHDLKGKNQDAAASYKVKNLEHMKIPLEHIKLATNDFHDDFKIGSGGYGKVYKADLFHFDVQKYVNKNIYQGVSVDELMGSQRRKGVVAIKRLDRRYGQGPAEFLQEISVLPYFRHQNLVTLVGFCDENHERILVYEYASNGSLDRYISSVSIRSNDKWALRLQICLDAARGIEFLHDGVGLHHRIIHRDIKSSNILLGHNWVGKISDFGLSRIGPANLQATFVMTQVAGTLEYVDPQYRQTGMLTKESDVYSFGVVLFEVLSGRLAYFPRTKDGQEFLPHMAKRCIKQKKLDEIIDPKLKKEFEKSSSTSDDETFPDSVSIFAGIAYKCLQKNRDDRPTMAEVVEELENALRSHVKGVETLRTSLDAIKFATNNFSNVFEHEGYGMVYLGELSDSKGQNAVIVKKLDRLVGSYEDEFYKDIAMLYSYSHSNIIPILGFCEEASERIVIFQNLANGSLKNQVKNISLTWKQRLNICIDVARGLAHIHSAADAQHSVHGDIKSSSILLSHDWKAVISNYIILKGLGTLGYYDPLYETVGILTQNSDIYSFGVVLFEILSGRLAIETSDKDGRVIFLSHLATQCFKNKRFEEIIFYGFKGQIDEKCLTIFSTVAFQCLQEEPENRPTMVEVVKELEKAFECQDEWEWEQKLPRDYQAIIQLSKYRLSNIRTKKDLYTLLSSGIVLNKERLLLLLNSVAFYFKQWFSINKDGLNSGMVSATKFSYVNVKWRPIRSSRFSKAAKISDNSKLNVEIQLKTQFLTPETLYGAYLVFKFCDRRKISSRPVYVNLKYKKSGETLNAYFAKWKAESDWLMIELFRFWNNKESIDFDVSLKSFSRYYCGSGGIFVEGLEFNPIANRDCKEDKGLNYDNSERELLKFDADNDTVDQMAIECREIIKRSKISNRNASKEELYFLLFNGVHVDNGEKFFSLSEVNGKKCLMLSAKAVIYDTSHVKLYNKTHANDRVS; encoded by the exons ATGTCGATACTTCAAGATTTTAATCACCTTAAAATCCCATATGCAGATATAAAAAAGGCCACCAATAACTTCAGTGACGAAAATGTAATCGCAGAGGGCGGTTATGGGACAGTGTATAAAGGTGAGCTTTTACTATCTGGATCACTCACCAAAATCGTAGTCAAGCGAATTGATGGACGATTTAGTCGAGCCGAAAACCATTTCATAAACGAAATCACTGTTCGATCTTCTTACAATAAACATGTAAATATCGTCTCCCTTATTGGTTTTTGTGATGAGTATAATGAGAAGATTCTTGTAGAGGAGTTTGTGCCGTACGGAACTCTTGACACGTATATAACTAGTACTAAACTCACGTGGTTGAAACGGGTTAGAATTTGCGTTGGTGCATCTCGTGGTTTAAACTATCTACACAATAGTAGTGTCTTGCATCGTGATATTAGAAGTAGAATGATTTTATTAGGAGAAAATTGGGACGCAAAGATAGGTGGTTTTGGAGTGGCTATAAGAGGTCCAATGGAGCGTACCGTTTTTGTAAACAATATTATTGGTGCGCCGGGGTATGTTGATCCAACATACATGCAAACTGGAGTTGTAACGAAAGAATCGGATGTATACTCATTCGGGGTGGTGTTATTTGAAGTATTATGTGGAAGGTTAGCTTATGAAAGGAACGAAAATAACCAACAATTTCTTGGTCCATTTGCGCGCCTTCATTATGAAGAGGGGAGGTTGAATGAGATCATAGATCCATTTTTAAGAGAACAAATGAGCCCGGAATCTTTGGAGGCTTTTTCAGCTATTGCATATCACTGCCTTGAAAAACAACAATCCGATCGCCCAAATATGGATCAAATTGTGGAAAAACTTGTGCAAGTCTTGAGACTTCAACAGGAATTTGAAAAGGTTCAACAA CTTTTCAAGAAAAAGGATGATCATGATTTAAAAGGAAAAAACCAAGATGCAGCTGCATCCTACAAG GTGAAAAACCTTGAACACATGAAAATTCCATTAGAACACATTAAGTTAGCAACTAATGATTTTCATGATGATTTTAAAATTGGAAGTGGTGGATACGGGAAAGTGTACAAAGCTGATCTTTTTCACTTCGATGTTCAAAAATATGTCAACAAGAATATATATCAAGGAGTATCTGTAGATGAACTAATGGGATCCCAAAGAAGAAAAGGCGTGGTTGCCATTAAGCGTTTAGATCGTAGATACGGACAAGGACCTGCAGAGTTTTTGCAAGAAATATCTGTTCTTCCTTATTTTAGGCACCAAAACCTTGTCACACTTGTTGGATTTTGTGATGAAAACCACGAGCGTATTCTTGTATATGAGTATGCTTCAAATGGAAGCCTTGATCGGTACATTTCGAGTGTTAGTATCAGGAGTAATGACAAGTGGGCCCTACGTTTACAAATTTGTCTTGATGCAGCACGTGGGATCGAATTTCTTCATGACGGTGTTGGACTTCATCATAGGATCATACATCGCGATATAAAAAGCTCAAACATTTTGTTGGGTCATAATTGGGTAGGAAAGATTAGCGATTTTGGGTTGTCGAGGATCGGCCCTGCAAATCTTCAAGCTACATTTGTCATGACTCAAGTTGCGGGCACACTTGAATACGTTGATCCGCAGTATCGCCAGACTGGTATGTTGACAAAAGAGTCCGATGTGTACTCATTTGGAGTGGTTTTGTTTGAAGTATTGAGTGGAAGGTTAGCGTACTTTCCGAGGACCAAAGATGGCCAAGAATTTTTACCCCATATGGCCAAACGTTGCATCAAGCAAAAGAAGCTCGATGAGATTATCGATCCTAAATTGAAGAAAGAGTTTGAAAAAAGCTCATCCACATCCGATGATGAAACTTTTCCCGATTCCGTAAGTATTTTTGCAGGAATTGCTTATAAATGCTTGCAAAAAAATAGGGATGACCGCCCGACAATGGCTGAGGTCGTAGAAGAACTTGAAAACGCATTAAGATCCCAT GTAAAAGGCGTAGAAACGCTAAGAACATCCCTTGACGCAATTAAATTTGCTACAAATAACTTTAGTAACGTTTTCGAGCACGAAGGATATGGAATGGTGTACTTAGGAGAACTTTCTGATTCCAAGGGACAAAATGCTGTTATTGTAAAGAAACTAGATCGTTTAGTAGGATCATATGAGGATGAATTTTATAAAGATATTGCAATGCTTTATAGTTATAGCCATAGTAATATCATACCTATACTAGGATTTTGTGAAGAGGCGAGTGAGAGGATCGTTATTTTTCAGAACCTGGCTAATGGAAGTCTGAAAAATCAAGTTAAAAATATTAGTTTAACATGGAAACAACGGCTAAATATATGCATAGATGTTGCGCGTGGGCTAGCGCATATTCATAGTGCTGCTGATGCACAACATTCTGTTCATGGCGATATAAAAAGCAGTAGCATTTTACTAAGTCATGACTGGAAAGCTGTAATTTCGAATTACATCATATTAAAAGGTCTAGGAACTTTAGGCTATTATGATCCGCTATATGAGACCGTCGGCATTTTGACACAAAATTCTGATATATATTCGTTCGGTGTGGTCTTATTTGAGATTTTATCCGGGAGATTGGCTATTGAAACGAGCGACAAAGATGGCCGAGTGATATTTCTTTCACACTTGGCTACTCAATGCTTCAAAAACAAAAGATTTGAGGAAATTATCTTTTATGGCTTCAAGGGCCAAATTGATGAGAAATGTTTGACTATTTTTTCAACGGTTGCCTTTCAATGTTTGCAAGAAGAGCCCGAGAACCGTCCAACAATGGTTGAGGTTGTAAAAGAACTCGAGAAAGCCTTCGAATGTCAA GACGAGTGGGAATGGGAGCAAAAGTTGCCTAGAGATTATCAGGCAATAATCCAATTGTCAAAGTATCGTTTGTCAAATATACGAACCAAAAAGGATCTCTATACTCTCCTCTCTTCAGGAATCGTACTAAACAAAGAAAGATTG TTGTTGCTTCTGAATTCTGTGGCCTTTTACTTTAAACAGTGGTTCTCGATAAACAAAGATGGATTGAACAGCGGAATGGTATCGGCAACAAAGTTTTCTTACGTAAATGTTAAGTGGAGACCCATACGAAGTTCAAG GTTTTCAAAGGCGGCAAAGATATCAGATAATTCAAAACTGAATGTCGAAATCCAACTTAAAACTCAGTTTTTAACCCCTGAAACTCTGTATGGAGCTTACCTAGTGTTCAAATTTTGTGATCGAAGAAAGATTTCTAGTAGACCCGTATATGTAAATCTAAAATACAAGAAGTCAGGTGAAACTTTAAACGCGTATTTCGCAAAGTGGAAAGCTGAAAGTGACTGGTTGATGATTGAATTGTTTCGGTTTTGGAATAACAAGGAAAGTATCGATTTTGATGTTTCGCTAAAGAGCTTTTCGCGTTATTACTGTGGCAGTGGTGGCATTTTTGTTGAAGGCTTAGAGTTTAATCCCATTGCTAAT AGAGATTGTAAAGAAGATAAGGGGCTTAATTACGACAACAGTGAACGAGAACTCTTGAAATTTGATGCGGATAACGACACGGTAGATCAGATGGCGATCGAGTGTCGAGAAATAATCAAGAGGTCGAAAATCAGTAACCGCAATGCCTCTAAAGAGGAGCTTTACTTCCTTCTTTTCAATGGAGTTCATGTTGACAATGGTGAAAAG TTTTTTTCACTAAGCGAAGTGAATGGGAAGAAATGTCTTATGCTATCAGCAAAAGCAGTTATATATGACACTTCACATGTGAAGTTGTACAACAAAACCCATGCCAACGACAG AGTCAGTTGA